The segment GCTCCTGAAGGGGCTGAGAGTCGATGATGGACAGTGGCATAAAGTTGAAGTTGTTGTGAACAGCACTGTGCAGCTGAAGCTCTGGCATGGCTCCTGTGAGGCAGGTGTCTGCTTGCAGAGCTCTCCTGTCCCAAACGGCACAGCTCCAGTCCCCCAGGCCTTCCTGAACATGTATCTTGGAGGTGCTGAGGAGCCAATGGCCAATAACACACAGAGCCAGCAAGGCTTCATCGGCTGCCTGGAAGACTTTCAGGTAGATGCTGAAGCTGTGCTCCCAGTGGATCTGCCCGTGGGGGAGTCCTCCCCGGTGAGGCAGGGCTGTGACCGGACAGAGTGgtgcctctcccagccctgctctcacGGCGGGCGCTGCGTGGACCTTTGGACAACCTTCAGATGTGACTGTCCAAGGCCGTACGGAGGCCCAGCTTGCTCATACGGTAAGTGCTGCCTGATTGacacctgccagctcctctctcGACTGGTACTTCAAAGAGACTAGGTAAGCTCTGATGCTAGCTCtggaaacagtattttctacTTGACCAGTGAGAAAAACCTCTGTAAATAAAGTTCTTGATCTCTTTTCTGTCACGTGCTCCTGAAGGAGCGAATGTCAGTTCTGTGGTGCAGGAGTCATGCCTTGTTGAGCCAGGGGTTCTGACTTCATCTTTGTATCAGATTTGTGTGAATacaggagggcagggaagtTGTTTGTGAAAAGCTGAGCTTCAAGATGAGCTTCTGCATTGAGGATGACTAGGAACATACCACTTTATGGATAGACACTCGAAGTGTTAAAGGAAGCTCTGACAATTTTGAGTTAAATCACATCTactggcatttatttttttgttcctgcaaGGCATATGTTAATATTGTtccagttttttgttttcactccTGCGCCCTAAACAGGACAAGTACAAAGTTGTTCTGCTGTTACCAAATTTGcctattttaaaagcaactttGTAGCTTAAAAGTCCTTGAGGAAATCTGCTAGCTGGCAAGGGCTCTGCTAGAACTCTGTTTCCCTCCTGCTACTTAGGTGCTTGAATTCATGCCCTCCAGAGAAAGCAAGGACATATTCATCTAATCTTCAATTTCACAGACCTGTGTGGGGAGAGAGCACAATGACACTGCGTGTTGAAAATGCTGGGAAGAAAAGTCTTGCACCGTTCATTAGCAGCTTAGAACATGTGCCAGCTGCATGCCCCTTGTCACTGAGCTGATGTGcgtttcttttctcttccagagCACCCAGCAGCAACATTTGGCCTAGAGAATTCCACCAGCTTTGCCTCTTTCACCCTTTCCAAGAGCCTTGGTGCAAACTTCAACATCTCCTTTTTCATTCGTAGTCGGAAACCAAGCGGTTTGCTACTGCAGATCGGCAACGCCACCGAGCCCCGCCTCACCCTGTACCTGAAGAGCGGCAGGCTGAGCATAGAGATGGAATCTATGGATGTGGTGACATTTCCTGAAAATTTAGTTGATGGGAGAAGACATCTGGTAGCTCTGTCTTTCCAAGAAGGAATTGTTGGTGCTCACCAGTCAGACACATACGTGGAGCTGGGACAGCTCAAAGCAAGGCCTCTCTTAGCGGGGCATGAAGTGCATGTTGGTGGACATCCTGACCCAGACAGCACCCATATGTGGGGAGGGTATTTTAAAGGCTGTTTGCAGGACATCCAACTGAACAGCCTCAGAGTACAGTTTTTTCAGGTTGAGAACTACAGTCTGCCGCAGGACCTGAACAGGACTCAAGAAGATAATCTTGTGAATGGTTGCATCTCTGATGACACCTGCAAGGTATGTTGTCACTCTACATGTGTACAGTTGTTTATTATAGATCTGTGATTACAGAAGAGTTTGACTGTTGCTGATaccaggaagaggagaaagtgTTTTTCAAGTACCacattttcttcagctcctcTGTAGTATTTATAGTTTGTGAACCTGGGCAGCACAGAGACCCTTGTGCTTCCTTTACGGCTGTTAAGTCACTATTTTAATTACTCCTCTTCCTTGATTCAAGCATTGCTTGTACTAATCTTTGTCACATGTCCTGCTACCAAGCTCTCTTAGATCCAAAGGTGAATTATGCTGCTTCTAAGTTCTGCtactttgtttttcagtctgaacCATGTCAGAATGGTGGCAGATGCACTGTCACTTGGAATGATTTCCATTGCAGCTGTCCAGCAAATTTCACTGGGAAATTTTGTGAAGAGAGAGTCTGGTGTGAAAGTGACCCATGTCCTGAAGCTACCATGTGTGTGGATGTTCTAGCAGGATATGTGTGTAAGTACTGTTCACGGCTTATGTGTTGGTAAAGTCCTTCAGGTTCACTGTCTGTAACAAGTATTCCTAGTTTGTACTGTTGCACCAGGTTCTGACAGACCCTAGGTGGTACTCAAAGGTCTTTTCTTCACTTGCTTTGACTTGGTCAGGGAGGAACCTGTCCACTTTTGTGGAATTACTGTCTACCTTAGGATCACTGCAGCACAAGGACcatcctgctctctgcagcattAGTCTTGGGTTATTTCATCAAGTAGGACCCAGTTAAGTATTGCTAAAGTGTTTCAGTTCTCTTCTAAGACAGAACTATGGAGAATGTAGAAAATTAGTTAATGATGTTATCATTAGTTAATGATGCCCTGGTGTGGAGGGGGTGTTGTctagtggctggaaagtgtcctGGAACTCCAGATGTCAGGAtatttccagctctgccactggcCACCTCTGCAGCTTTGGATGTATTAGTTTCCTGAATTATGTTCTAGTTTTTCTAGCAGTAAAAGGGgaatagttgtttttttgtgcaGTGCTGTGAAAATGAGGAGTAAAAATTGCTCCACCAGAGTTGGATATTGCGGTTAAGAGGTCCAGTTGTAATCAGGAAGAGCTTTAAGGATGTCAGCAGCTAGGCCTGTAATCCTATTCACACTAAGCTTACATGATTCCTGAGAGGGAACCTGCCAGGAGTTTGCCATTGGTCTGTCTCAAACATGACACCAACTGTCTATCTAATGACTGGTGCTCACCCCTTTGTTTATAGGTCTGGCTAACGCAACATTCCatagttttgctgctgttgaatTTACCACCAACACTTCAGTGACCAGAACTCTGAGCAGCCTCCACGTGGATTTCAGAACCAGGGATGAAGATGCTGTTTTGCTTCGGGCTGTGGAAGAAGTTGATTCCCTCCAGATAGCTATTAAGAACTCCTCCCTGCTAGTGGACATCAGGAGTGGGAACAGCATCGAAGGTGTGAGGttccagagccagcagcccctCACAGACGGGGCCTGGCACAGCATCTCCCTGGCAATGGAGGAGCCCACTGCACCTTCCTCCAGGTGGTGGGTTTGTGTGGATGGGTCTGTGAACATGACTCTGCAAGGCAATGCCGGGAACCTGGACTTCCTCAAGAACAACACCCTGGTGGTTCTGGCTGAAAATTACACCGGCTGCCTTGGACAAGTGAAGATAGGGGGGATCTACCTGCCATTCACTGCCCCCCTCCCGTACCCCCAGCCGGAGCAGTTCCAGCagtccagcagcaggaccaTCCAGCTGGGCTGCACTGGGGCTGACGTCTGCGCTTCCAGCCCTTGCCTCAACGCCGGCACCTGCCAGGACCTGTTCAACTCCTTCAACTGCACCTGCAgggcgggctggggggggctgcTCTGCGAGGCCGATATCGACGACTGCCAGTCAGGCCCGTGTGTGCACGGAGACTGTGTGGATGCAGTAGCAGATTTTCAGTGTGAATGTTTCCGGGGGTTCATTGGGAAGAGGTGTGACATCAATGTCGACGACTGCGTGCGGCACCAGTGCCAGAACGGAGCCACCTGCGTTGATGGCGTGTATGGGTACTCCTGCAAGTGTCCTCCTCAGTATTCAGGACCTCGCTGCGAGTAAGTGCCTTGGTTGGTTTGATGCAGGGGTGAGAGGAACCCCAGATAAACTGGGCTTTTACTTTGGGACACTTTGGGAAAATTTTTCATTGCAATTATCTGGTAGGTAAAGCACCTAAACTCTGCTGTGTAATTGGAAGGTGCTGTCCAGGTCCAAATCCTCACTGAAAGGTGCTCAGCCTCACATGGGACAAGGATCCTTCCTTCTTATGTGAGTTATCCCCATActacatttcagagctgcttaAAGTACTGTAGCCTGTTGTCACTTCCTCTTTCATTCCCCAAGAAATTAATCTTATCCAGGATTTTTACTCTCCTCAGGCATATTCTTGtattgatttaaaacaaaacagaacaaacaaaaatcccactgGCCTACTTaagagaggaggctggagcaggctgTGTTCTAGTTTCAGGTGCGCTGAGTGTCCTGGGGTGATGGAAATGGTCCCAGCACAGATGTGTGTGTGGTCCCTGGGCCAAGTGCAGAAGAGGAACAAACCAATCTCTGCTGAGCATGCTGTTTCTGATAAACCTTTGACACTGGGTTTAGAGGGATTACCTGAAGCAGGAGTTCCTAACTCGTTAATTTTGCTACTAGTGGTACACAAGCCAGCTTCAAAACCTGGGAGCAGGAAGCTGCCTGTGCTCATGAAGGTGCCCACTGCTGCTATGTCTGCCCAAACATTACCCTGACAAATGATTTCCTATAACACtagataaaaatacattctaCACCTAGACTGATTAACAGCATTCCGGCACCCAAGGGCTTGGTTGTATTTTGTGGCATTCGTCCTAAGACTACGTGTATTGTTTCTGTGTACTGGttaaaaaaatacctatttGAGTATCCTGCTCCTTATCAAATGTGTGCTGGCAGAAAAAAGTTCCTTTCCCTGTCACCTGGCTGCCTGTACTGCTTAGCAGTGCACATTTCATGATCCCTTTGTGGAGCTCATATAAAATTTGGTGGAAAATTGTTACAGAGTCAGAAGGGCTGGAGTTTTTTTGATAAGGTCTGTCTACataacatttttattagtttGGAAATAAATCCAGCATATTTTAGTCACAAAGGTATGTCTTGTATTAGTAAAGAAAGTAGGGATCAATGTGTTACTTAGACTTCATCTATGTGCCTGTTCAAACTGAACATAGAGGTGATTGAAATTCAGCCATGTAAATATTTATCTAATCTACCCAGGTCGAATTCCCTGCTGTTCTTACTCTGTTCTGGTGTAGACAGTTTTCTGGGACCTGCCTTACCCTCTTTGTcaccaggctgtgctgtggttTCTATTCCAGCATTATCCCATCTCTGTTGGTATTTCTATCAGCAAGAACAGGTAACTGTTAGAGAAGTCTCAGAACTGCCACAGCTCCTTCATGTTCTCTGGGCATGCCCAAAGTAACGCCCTGATATTACGGATGGTTTCTGGGACTATTCCCTTCTCCGTTTGTACCAGACTCCTTCCTATAAATTCCAGTGGGTGCTTATGACCCTTGCCAGCCCAGTCTCCACCGAGCCCCAAGCATACTTTTATCTGTCCCCAGAATGGGTTGTGCTAAAGGCTGCCTCTTGCTTTTCCCAGATGGCCATTCCCACCCGAGCAGTGTGGCAAGAACTTCACCTGTCTGAACGGTGGCAAATGCATCAGTGAGAGCTGGGGAGCCAACTGCACGTGCAGGCCAGGCTTCACTGGAAGGAAGTAAGTGCTCATTTCCTGGTGCTCTGGTTCTTACATCAGTGGGATAGCTGAGCACGTTCAGATGCTTTATCCTCTTTCATCTCCTTTTGCCATTCCAACACCTTTTCCTAAACTGTAAACTAGCAGTTACTTTTAGAAGAGGCAGGCTTGATCTGATCCTGCTGACAATACCAATTTTTGCAGGGTGAAAGGATTCCAGGTAGTTCTTGTGCCTCATGAGAATTCATTAATTGAGGTAGAAACCCACAGGGGCTCCAGCCACACTGAACTGTCAAAAGCAGGAGGAGTATGAATGGGTGACACTATCCTGTTGTTGGACCCTGGAGAAAGCACCTGAAAAAGATAGAACAGgaacttttgaaataaattaggCTGTTGTAGACTGCATAGTCTTGTGTTCTATGGCACAAGAACATATATGAGAAAGTTCACTTAATTCTAATAcacttttcttttccagttgtcAAATTAATATAAACGAGTGTGATCCAAACCCCTGTCAGAACGGAGGGACCTGTCAAGACTCTGAGAACAAGTACGAGTGTGTTTGCAGTTCCAGCTACACCGGGGAGCGCTGCGACATCAATGTAAGCACTTCCCTTGGCTCCTGGGAGCTCCTGCCCCCAGTGCCTGTGGGAGGCAGCAGCGGTGGGTTCAGCAGAGCGTTGGGTGTCAGTGACACTGCCCACGGGTCACACAGTGCCCTGCCTGTGTCCTGGCTAAAGCACAGCTGGAGATCAGCTGGAACCACAGACCTGAagtgggaaattatttttctttgctgttggaTATTAAGTCTCCAGCATGTCAGCAACTGCAGCATGGGCTGCCATGTGGTGTTCAGGGCTGTTCCAACTTTCCTTTGATTTTCTGACTCCTAGGACAGTAATCAAACTACTGCAGTTGGACCTGTAGAAAGAGGTATTACATCTCCCCCCCAGTTTCTTGGAGAACGGAATTTTGGCTGATACTTCTTCTTGGATGAAGAAGTAGATCATCTGGGTAGAAATTGATGTGTTTGGAGAAGTCAGATGAAGTGAAGCTAAAAGTGATCGAAAGATCCTGCTGatgggcaggggctggtggaGGGGGCAGGCTCAGTGATGCCTCAGCTCATCTGCATGAGCAAAGCATTGCTTGTGAGGCTGAACTCAGTGTGGAAGCTGTTAAATCAtagcttgctttttctttgtaaagcTGTTGCATGGACAGGTAGCTTGTCTGGTAGCCTGGGAATGTACTAACCCATTGTGCATGGCAGGGGCTGTGTCCCAAGGGGgggttgctgctgttgctgttacTGAGGGCTGTGTAATGCCTGTGCCAGGAGGGCATTCCCAGTTTGCATGCATAGACTCCTTCAGCATCTCTTTCTCCTGTCTCAGGACTTGTGTAGATCCCTGTATCCATTCTCATTATCCTCATCACTTTTTGCAGAActgcctctcttccctcttcaAAGGCCAGTGCCTGtagcagggaaagggaggaggcTGCGTTTGGGAAGGGTCTCAGGCTGTGAGCTgtgctctcctgctcctctcccaacAGCAGCAACTAGAGTGTGCAAGAGGCAGCAGGGTGGGCTGCTGAAACCTCCTGTAGTGTTGGGACTGGGTGACTAACCTGCATGCTGTGCAAAGCTAGAACTAACCCTGAGAAGCTTGAGTTTTGGCAGGCTCAGAGAATCAGCTTGAACTTCATTCAAAAACGGCAGGACTTTCAGGTGCTCTGGGAATAATCCTCCTGTGCTGTGTTGCTTTGTGACATTAGCATGGACTGTGTGGCATCcaaaacctgtaaaaaaaatcaaactttaattattttggttttatctgTAAGGTGGTAAATAGGAAATATCTGTAGTAAGAAGTAACTTCTTATTTTTAGGCttattgtaattttaaagttttctcaaatgacagaaattatacaattttaaatttttttcattgttgtgcTCCATACCATCCTTAATGTCACCAGAATATAAAGAATACTCACTGGGCCACATTTCTCTCCTCAGTTACTTGAGCCCTGTATCCTCTCCATCTCCCTTGAACAGGGAAACCTTCCAGGGTTACTGAAAAATTCACATTACTTTGCTTTAGCTttatagtttaatttttttttaacagtgtttAGATGTTTCCTGGTGACACCTGTGCATTTTAGTCTGACATTGGTAAGGAGAAGGAGGCCCCTTTATTTGAATCTTAAGGGGCCATCCTGCTGTGAAAAAccaaaggcagggaggagacTAGGGAGTGTGTGAGACTATTTGGATGGTTTCATCTCATCTGACAAAGGCAGAAGTGTTGCTcagactctgctgctgctgcacctgtAACAAAGAGCTGAGCCTTATCTTCATTAGCCAGTGGGCTGCAGggcccagctgcagctccagcagtggTCCAACACACTGGCTGCCTTCAGATTTGctggctgcccagctccagaagtcctctcttttcttccttgtggtAATTGTCCATGGTGCCCTGCATGAAGTATTGAAATGGTGGTAAATGTTTATAACTTGGCCCTGTGGTGCTCAGCTTCACCAAAGCTGCCAGTTAAAGGCTGTCATTGCAGAGTGACCCTAGTTTTGAATTAGAAAAATTCAGAACATGTTACTGcctttgtattaaaaatagtcCAATTTAGAAAATAGTAAGTTTGAATGTGTTTTGCTGAGAGATTAACGAATGAACATGAGCATTCTCTGTGCAGGTGCCCTCAGCTGGGTACTAGTTCCTTGGCCTTTTCCATTCAAGTACAgagcctttgctttttttttttccattgtaaattttttttccactctcctCTGACCTGTTTGGGTTCTTCAACTTAAAAGTTACTGTAACCACTGGAGTTTCATTGTTTGtccattaatttcttttacagAAGGGGACTCCAGGtgctctcttcccctccccactaATTGAAGTAGCTGTCCCTGTAGCCTGTGGCTCTTTACTGCTCCTCAGTATCGGCCTCATATTCATGATTCTCACTGCAAGGAAGAGGCGCCAATCAGAGGGAACCTACAGTCCCAGTCAGCAAGAAGTGGCAGGAGCTCGGCTGGAGATGGACAGTGTCCTAAAGGTGCCACCTGAGGAGCGGTTAATATAGGCCCTGCCATGAGGAGGAGATGCACCTGCAGGGTCTGCTTTGACCTTGAGCTTTTTCCAGCACTTGCAGCAGCAGATCCATCCTATCTCAGTGTCCTTAAGGCTTGGTAATGAAGACATGGATGTAGAAGTACGAGGCAGACTGTGTATGCAGTAGCTGTTCCAGCTGGTTCCAGGCGAGTCTGTTGCACACCACTGACTCCAAGTgagcctcttgcctccctccttcctgccccaTGGACTGCCCCACACCTCCCCCTCAGCcgagctgctgagctgcacctGAAGTTGCTCTGGCTCCATTCCACCTTTCAGGCAGCCATGGCACAGTTACATCTGCTTCAAAAGGCAGGGTGAAATCAGGCACTAATTTGCAGATTAAGCTTCTATGTATACTTTTTAAGGAGTGTTGTACAGAGTGTATTTATAATTCGTTTGTATatactgctctttttttttttgtcatcagcTGAAAGGCCCTCAAAAGTGCTTTCAGCTCAGGTGTATGATGGTTTCACACAGTCTtgaacagcaacagcagccctGAACTCCTGTCCTGGGACAGCCACAGCCTTACAGGGAATTGCCAGGAATTACTGAAATCAGTGTTTTATGAAGTGATCTCTGTTAGACATTCCCATGGTACCGCACAGGGCTGGTGCAGTCAGAATTCTGGGTTTgtggggcagtgctggagctATGGGCAGGACCTACTGCCCAAATTATGAACTTAGACCTTGAggtggggggtggtgggggctGAGGGAAAGGTGAGCAGGAAAAGGGTCACCCAACTGCTTCTCTATTCCCTGGACaaggtgctggggacagggacaggacCTGCAGTACTGCCCAGGTGAGAGCTCTGAGTAACAACACCCTGTTCTACCACAGCAGCATCCGGTGTGGGCACATCTTAGCAACTCCTCcgtggtgggagcagcaggggctgcaggggctgccctTCTCCTGGCAGTTGTTGCAGCCACAGCCATTGCCATGAAGAGGAGGAGAGCGACTCAGGGAACATACAGCCCCAGCCGGCAGGAGAAGGATGGGGCTCGAGTGGAAATGTGGAACGTCATCAAGATGCCACCGACCGAGAGGCTGATCTAAGAGCTGGGGTCACACAACAGGTGCCGTGTTGTCCTTTAGCTGTCATGGAACTGCTGCAGAATCTGTCTTAGGTCCTGAGTTGTGTTTTTGTAGCACAGGTCTGTACTGCTTTAAGCTGCTCCATAGGCTGCAGGCACCTGCCTGTTGTTACTTGCCTGTAAGTCAGCTGCTTGAACCAGCTTCGTTGTTGCAGCTCATCCCAACAGATTGGTATAAATTGGGTCTCCCAGCAAGAGCAGAGAAGtctgggaggggaaaagaagttCTGGAGGGAGCAGTGGAGGAGAAGAAGCAAGCggggcagtggcagcagagggagagtGCACAGGCCAAGGGCAGGGCTCAGCCTCGTGGCCCCCCAGCGGTCCCTGTCAGGCAGGACCAGCACCCTGCAAAGAGGGAGGCAGGTCTGGTTAATGGGAACTAAATCCTTGTATTAAGAAATAATGTGGTTGGTTCAAAAAATGTGCCTGTGCCTCCTCTGCAGAGCCAAGACAGGTGACTGGCTGATGGGAGATACTTCctagagctgctgctgtccttccATACCTAGGCCAGAGTTGGCATGATAGTACCAGAAATTAACTAGCACTACTCTGGACACTGCTACTGAAGCTTCTCCTAAGCCTAGACTAAACCACAGGAATATTTAAGTGCCTTCCTGAGACTGAGGTGGCCAGGTACAGTAGTAACTttcctgaaaggaggctgtttCTATGTAGAAAAACTGATCCTATTCTTGGATCAACCTTTGCACAAAGGTTTGTGTGAGCAGCACAGATGCTGTTCCCACCTGCCCATGTCTATGGCTGCCCTTCCAGAGCACCACAGATGGGGCCCTAGGAAGAGTGTTCATGCTGGACCAACAGTGGTACCTGCTTGTGTGAGGAGGGGGAGAGATTTCAAGACCTGCACCTCTCACAACAGACAGGTTTGGGCTTGTCAATACAGAAGAGTGGAATTTAGTTAAGTGAATTTTGACATGAAACCAGGGTTTGTGTTGTAGTGAGACACAGCAGTCATCTTCCATGTTTCCCTAAAAAATGAGTGTTTGTGGCTTCACTTCTCCTTTGTTACTGCTTTAGATACTGAGTGTGCTGTTTCTTTAGAATAATGTGGCAGTCTGtggaaagaaatgcagcagtCTAAAATCATTAGCATTTTGAGATAATTATGACAACTATCCATgagaaatacttcagaaaacagtgTCTGCTTTTTCATCTCCAAAATACTATTAATAAGGAGGGTGTGACTCTGCCTACCACTGCTTATCACCa is part of the Apus apus isolate bApuApu2 chromosome 19, bApuApu2.pri.cur, whole genome shotgun sequence genome and harbors:
- the CRB2 gene encoding protein crumbs homolog 2 isoform X3; this translates as MELKKTASRAYNAALLLPLFLLFWGTSYSENDSSCSSSPCENGGSCRDLEGGYQCTCPVEPIAYMGINCELLYDACSKYECPAQRICSATPGLLEYECICMPGFTGIDCSIDINECESSPCEDPRFECVDGVNGYTCKCQTGLTGEGCQTESSVCSSHPCLNNGTCVEGPGDYSCICQPGFSGANCGDNIDECASNPCQNGAICRDRVNEYSCFCVPGFQGYNCEIDINECASRPCKNNGTCLNQMDHYLCQCSPGYTGINCEAEIDECDSDPCQNGALCNDYIGFYTCTCEPGYQGTHCEVDINECVSQPCQNNGTCHDLVNRYRCDCSDTGFEGDHCELDILECASEPCLNGATCVEGVKNYSCACWPGYTGQHCEEDVDECAADPCHNGGVCLERSNPAHYGTQPDFPSDFSYSQAAGFLCWCQPGFAGETCFTNIDECQSQPCQNGGLCEDLVNGFLCHCLPGYSGVECAVNINECEEGPCKNGAVCEDGIADYTCHCVPSQDGILWGGKNCSVKLTGCQTHDCQNEALCIPTYQAESHGHLCQCQPGFYDATCSTPTTFSFASRGYLLIELPMNNQSRRDVADELASVSLRFRTTLPSTILFYRGHEAEYLFLELLDGILHAGLKREDAVYLLLLKGLRVDDGQWHKVEVVVNSTVQLKLWHGSCEAGVCLQSSPVPNGTAPVPQAFLNMYLGGAEEPMANNTQSQQGFIGCLEDFQVDAEAVLPVDLPVGESSPVRQGCDRTEWCLSQPCSHGGRCVDLWTTFRCDCPRPYGGPACSYEHPAATFGLENSTSFASFTLSKSLGANFNISFFIRSRKPSGLLLQIGNATEPRLTLYLKSGRLSIEMESMDVVTFPENLVDGRRHLVALSFQEGIVGAHQSDTYVELGQLKARPLLAGHEVHVGGHPDPDSTHMWGGYFKGCLQDIQLNSLRVQFFQVENYSLPQDLNRTQEDNLVNGCISDDTCKSEPCQNGGRCTVTWNDFHCSCPANFTGKFCEERVWCESDPCPEATMCVDVLAGYVCLANATFHSFAAVEFTTNTSVTRTLSSLHVDFRTRDEDAVLLRAVEEVDSLQIAIKNSSLLVDIRSGNSIEGVRFQSQQPLTDGAWHSISLAMEEPTAPSSRWWVCVDGSVNMTLQGNAGNLDFLKNNTLVVLAENYTGCLGQVKIGGIYLPFTAPLPYPQPEQFQQSSSRTIQLGCTGADVCASSPCLNAGTCQDLFNSFNCTCRAGWGGLLCEADIDDCQSGPCVHGDCVDAVADFQCECFRGFIGKRCDINVDDCVRHQCQNGATCVDGVYGYSCKCPPQYSGPRCEWPFPPEQCGKNFTCLNGGKCISESWGANCTCRPGFTGRNCQININECDPNPCQNGGTCQDSENKYECVCSSSYTGERCDINHPVWAHLSNSSVVGAAGAAGAALLLAVVAATAIAMKRRRATQGTYSPSRQEKDGARVEMWNVIKMPPTERLI
- the CRB2 gene encoding protein crumbs homolog 2 isoform X2 codes for the protein MELKKTASRAYNAALLLPLFLLFWGTSYSENDSSCSSSPCENGGSCRDLEGGYQCTCPVEPIAYMGINCELLYDACSKYECPAQRICSATPGLLEYECICMPGFTGIDCSIDINECESSPCEDPRFECVDGVNGYTCKCQTGLTGEGCQTESSVCSSHPCLNNGTCVEGPGDYSCICQPGFSGANCGDNIDECASNPCQNGAICRDRVNEYSCFCVPGFQGYNCEIDINECASRPCKNNGTCLNQMDHYLCQCSPGYTGINCEAEIDECDSDPCQNGALCNDYIGFYTCTCEPGYQGTHCEVDINECVSQPCQNNGTCHDLVNRYRCDCSDTGFEGDHCELDILECASEPCLNGATCVEGVKNYSCACWPGYTGQHCEEDVDECAADPCHNGGVCLERSNPAHYGTQPDFPSDFSYSQAAGFLCWCQPGFAGETCFTNIDECQSQPCQNGGLCEDLVNGFLCHCLPGYSGVECAVNINECEEGPCKNGAVCEDGIADYTCHCVPSQDGILWGGKNCSVKLTGCQTHDCQNEALCIPTYQAESHGHLCQCQPGFYDATCSTPTTFSFASRGYLLIELPMNNQSRRDVADELASVSLRFRTTLPSTILFYRGHEAEYLFLELLDGILHAGLKREDAVYLLLLKGLRVDDGQWHKVEVVVNSTVQLKLWHGSCEAGVCLQSSPVPNGTAPVPQAFLNMYLGGAEEPMANNTQSQQGFIGCLEDFQVDAEAVLPVDLPVGESSPVRQGCDRTEWCLSQPCSHGGRCVDLWTTFRCDCPRPYGGPACSYEHPAATFGLENSTSFASFTLSKSLGANFNISFFIRSRKPSGLLLQIGNATEPRLTLYLKSGRLSIEMESMDVVTFPENLVDGRRHLVALSFQEGIVGAHQSDTYVELGQLKARPLLAGHEVHVGGHPDPDSTHMWGGYFKGCLQDIQLNSLRVQFFQVENYSLPQDLNRTQEDNLVNGCISDDTCKSEPCQNGGRCTVTWNDFHCSCPANFTGKFCEERVWCESDPCPEATMCVDVLAGYVCLANATFHSFAAVEFTTNTSVTRTLSSLHVDFRTRDEDAVLLRAVEEVDSLQIAIKNSSLLVDIRSGNSIEGVRFQSQQPLTDGAWHSISLAMEEPTAPSSRWWVCVDGSVNMTLQGNAGNLDFLKNNTLVVLAENYTGCLGQVKIGGIYLPFTAPLPYPQPEQFQQSSSRTIQLGCTGADVCASSPCLNAGTCQDLFNSFNCTCRAGWGGLLCEADIDDCQSGPCVHGDCVDAVADFQCECFRGFIGKRCDINVDDCVRHQCQNGATCVDGVYGYSCKCPPQYSGPRCEWPFPPEQCGKNFTCLNGGKCISESWGANCTCRPGFTGRNCQININECDPNPCQNGGTCQDSENKYECVCSSSYTGERCDINQHPVWAHLSNSSVVGAAGAAGAALLLAVVAATAIAMKRRRATQGTYSPSRQEKDGARVEMWNVIKMPPTERLI
- the CRB2 gene encoding protein crumbs homolog 2 isoform X1 is translated as MELKKTASRAYNAALLLPLFLLFWGTSYSENDSSCSSSPCENGGSCRDLEGGYQCTCPVEPIAYMGINCELLYDACSKYECPAQRICSATPGLLEYECICMPGFTGIDCSIDINECESSPCEDPRFECVDGVNGYTCKCQTGLTGEGCQTESSVCSSHPCLNNGTCVEGPGDYSCICQPGFSGANCGDNIDECASNPCQNGAICRDRVNEYSCFCVPGFQGYNCEIDINECASRPCKNNGTCLNQMDHYLCQCSPGYTGINCEAEIDECDSDPCQNGALCNDYIGFYTCTCEPGYQGTHCEVDINECVSQPCQNNGTCHDLVNRYRCDCSDTGFEGDHCELDILECASEPCLNGATCVEGVKNYSCACWPGYTGQHCEEDVDECAADPCHNGGVCLERSNPAHYGTQPDFPSDFSYSQAAGFLCWCQPGFAGETCFTNIDECQSQPCQNGGLCEDLVNGFLCHCLPGYSGVECAVNINECEEGPCKNGAVCEDGIADYTCHCVPSQDGILWGGKNCSVKLTGCQTHDCQNEALCIPTYQAESHGHLCQCQPGFYDATCSTPTTFSFASRGYLLIELPMNNQSRRDVADELASVSLRFRTTLPSTILFYRGHEAEYLFLELLDGILHAGLKREDAVYLLLLKGLRVDDGQWHKVEVVVNSTVQLKLWHGSCEAGVCLQSSPVPNGTAPVPQAFLNMYLGGAEEPMANNTQSQQGFIGCLEDFQVDAEAVLPVDLPVGESSPVRQGCDRTEWCLSQPCSHGGRCVDLWTTFRCDCPRPYGGPACSYEHPAATFGLENSTSFASFTLSKSLGANFNISFFIRSRKPSGLLLQIGNATEPRLTLYLKSGRLSIEMESMDVVTFPENLVDGRRHLVALSFQEGIVGAHQSDTYVELGQLKARPLLAGHEVHVGGHPDPDSTHMWGGYFKGCLQDIQLNSLRVQFFQVENYSLPQDLNRTQEDNLVNGCISDDTCKSEPCQNGGRCTVTWNDFHCSCPANFTGKFCEERVWCESDPCPEATMCVDVLAGYVCLANATFHSFAAVEFTTNTSVTRTLSSLHVDFRTRDEDAVLLRAVEEVDSLQIAIKNSSLLVDIRSGNSIEGVRFQSQQPLTDGAWHSISLAMEEPTAPSSRWWVCVDGSVNMTLQGNAGNLDFLKNNTLVVLAENYTGCLGQVKIGGIYLPFTAPLPYPQPEQFQQSSSRTIQLGCTGADVCASSPCLNAGTCQDLFNSFNCTCRAGWGGLLCEADIDDCQSGPCVHGDCVDAVADFQCECFRGFIGKRCDINVDDCVRHQCQNGATCVDGVYGYSCKCPPQYSGPRCEWPFPPEQCGKNFTCLNGGKCISESWGANCTCRPGFTGRNCQININECDPNPCQNGGTCQDSENKYECVCSSSYTGERCDINKGTPGALFPSPLIEVAVPVACGSLLLLSIGLIFMILTARKRRQSEGTYSPSQQEVAGARLEMDSVLKVPPEERLI